Proteins co-encoded in one Melospiza melodia melodia isolate bMelMel2 chromosome 8, bMelMel2.pri, whole genome shotgun sequence genomic window:
- the ATP5MC3 gene encoding ATP synthase F(0) complex subunit C3, mitochondrial — protein MFACAKLATSPSLIRAGSRVLYRPISASVLSRPEVKNGEGKSTVIGAQNTVSQLALREFQTSAISRDIDTAAKFIGAGAATVGVAGSGAGIGTVFGSLIIGYARNPSLKQQLFSYAILGFALSEAMGLFCLMVAFLILFAM, from the exons ATGTTCGCCTGCGCCAAGCTCGCCACCTCGCCCTCCCTG ATCCGTGCTGGATCAAGAGTCTTGTACAGACCAATTTCGGCATCTGTGTTGTCTAGGCCAGAGGTCAAGAATGGAGAG GGCAAGTCAACAGTTATCGGGGCCCAAAATACTGTCTCCCAACTAGCACTTAGGGAATTCCAGACTAGTGCTATCAGCAGGGACATTGACACTGCTGCCAAATTCATTGGTGCTGGTGCAGCCACAGTAGGTGTGGCTGGTTCTGGTGCTGGAATTGGAACAGTCTTCGGTAGTCTAATCATTGGTTATGCCAG AAATCCTTCTCTGAAGCAGCAGCTGTTCTCATATGCTATCCTGGGATTCGCCCTGTCTGAAGCTATGGGTCTCTTCTGTCTGATGGTTGCTTTCTTGATCCTATTTGCCATGTGA